Proteins co-encoded in one Octopus sinensis linkage group LG6, ASM634580v1, whole genome shotgun sequence genomic window:
- the LOC115212793 gene encoding heterogeneous nuclear ribonucleoprotein A2 homolog 1 — MPEKFGENEKNCKLFIGGLNFETTEDNLRNHFGKWGDVVDCVIMKDSTTHKSKGFGFVTFKDPVSLDMTQKERPHTIDGKVVDTKRAMPRDEAQENKVTVNKMFVGGLDESTSEEQVREVFCAYGEVEKIEMIKDRTTGKPKRFCFVTFDDHDCVDKCVIQKHFMLNGKNVEVKKAVSKNELNQNMRGGRGGMMGARGGGMRGAYSGGPYAGQGWNYGGHQGYGDSYGASGYQGYGDSYDGYGHFGTAYGKGSGGGPTRGRGGGMYTQRGMGPYGGGYGGGAN; from the coding sequence ATGCCAGAAAAATTCGGAGAAAACGAGAAGAACTGTAAGTTATTCATCGGTGGTTTAAATTTTGAAACCACAGAGGATAATTTAAGGAATCATTTCGGAAAATGGGGTGATGTTGTCGACTGTGTTATAATGAAGGACAGCACTACGCACAAATCTAAAGGATTTGGATTCGTAACGTTCAAAGACCCAGTCAGTTTAGATATGACCCAAAAAGAGCGTCCACATACGATAGACGGCAAAGTAGTCGATACCAAAAGAGCAATGCCCCGCGATGAGGCTCAAGAAAACAAAGTGACCGTGAACAAGATGTTTGTTGGTGGCTTGGACGAAAGTACGTCGGAGGAGCAAGTTCGTGAGGTGTTTTGCGCCTATGGAGAGGTGGAAAAAATTGAAATGATCAAAGACAGAACAACTGGCAAACCAAAGCGCTTCTGTTTCGTTACCTTCGACGACCATGATTGTGTAGACAAATGTGTAATACAGAAACACTTCATGCTTAACGGTAAAAATGTCGAAGTGAAGAAAGCTGTATCGAAGAACGAACTTAACCAGAACATGCGTGGCGGTCGTGGTGGTATGATGGGTGCTCGCGGTGGTGGCATGAGAGGTGCTTATTCTGGCGGACCCTATGCAGGCCAGGGATGGAATTACGGCGGACATCAAGGCTATGGAGATAGTTACGGAGCAAGTGGTTACCAAGGTTACGGAGACAGCTATGATGGATATGGACATTTTGGTACCGCTTATGGAAAAGGCTCGGGTGGCGGCCCTACCCGAGGACGTGGTGGCGGTATGTACACACAGCGTGGTATGGGACCTTACGGCGGAGGATATGGCGGCGGCGCTAATTG